A DNA window from Janibacter sp. A1S7 contains the following coding sequences:
- a CDS encoding ABC transporter permease: MEDETMFPRVHVGEWAESIIDWLTTNFSAVFDFISLVVGWLVDSLNTVLLTPPAWVMVLVFTLIAWLARSWQFAIATPIGFVLIAAMGQWNNAMLTLSLVIIATLVAVVIAIPIGIAAARSPGVSTAIRPLLDFMQTMPAFVYLIPAIIFFSVGAVPGVVATVIFSLPPGVRLTELGIRQVDSETVEAGAAFGATPRQILRGIQLPLALPTIMAGVNQVIMLALSMVVIAGMVGADGLGKEVVSAISTLNIPKGVEAGLGVVILAIFLDRTTAALGDPGEYPGSLRRLLRKTFSRS, encoded by the coding sequence ATGGAGGACGAGACGATGTTCCCCCGCGTGCACGTCGGCGAGTGGGCCGAGTCGATCATCGACTGGCTGACCACGAACTTCTCCGCCGTCTTCGACTTCATCAGCCTCGTGGTCGGGTGGCTCGTGGACTCGCTGAACACGGTCCTGCTGACACCACCCGCATGGGTGATGGTCCTCGTCTTCACGCTCATCGCCTGGCTGGCGCGGTCCTGGCAGTTCGCCATCGCGACGCCGATCGGATTCGTGCTCATCGCCGCCATGGGGCAGTGGAACAACGCGATGCTGACGCTGTCGCTGGTGATCATCGCCACGCTGGTCGCGGTCGTCATCGCCATCCCCATCGGCATCGCCGCAGCCCGCAGTCCCGGTGTGAGCACCGCCATCCGGCCGCTGCTGGACTTCATGCAGACGATGCCCGCCTTCGTCTACCTGATCCCGGCGATCATCTTCTTCAGCGTCGGCGCCGTCCCCGGCGTCGTGGCCACCGTGATCTTCTCCCTCCCCCCGGGAGTGCGGTTGACCGAGCTGGGCATCCGCCAGGTCGACTCGGAGACGGTCGAGGCCGGCGCCGCATTCGGTGCCACGCCACGACAGATCCTGCGCGGCATCCAGTTGCCGCTGGCGCTGCCGACCATCATGGCCGGGGTCAACCAGGTGATCATGCTCGCCCTGTCGATGGTCGTCATCGCCGGCATGGTCGGCGCCGACGGCCTGGGCAAGGAGGTCGTCTCCGCGATCTCGACCCTGAACATCCCCAAGGGTGTCGAGGCCGGTCTGGGCGTGGTGATCCTGGCGATCTTCCTCGACCGCACGACCGCCGCCCTCGGTGACCCGGGCGAGTACCCCGGCTCACTCCGACGTCTGCTGCGCAAGACCTTCAGCCGCTCCTGA
- a CDS encoding glycine betaine ABC transporter substrate-binding protein — MNTRFTRRALAATAASTLALTLAACGDSDSGDSGSGGEGEAKGTITLGFIPSWTDGLSTAYLLEDQLTKAGYEVEMQTLTEAGPLYTALSKGDVDMYPSAWPEVTHASYMEEYGDKIEDVGAYYDNAKLTFAVPEYSEMQSIADLPDHADELDGKIIGIEPGAGLTKATKDSVIPDYGLGSDFELVTSSTTGMLAELKKATDAEEEIVVTLWRPFWANSAFPVRDLKDPKGALGEPEALHFLGSETFSEDFPEAAELIAGIKLDDEQYGALEDMVVNEYGEGKETEAIDAFVEEYPEAFETELTEKK; from the coding sequence ATGAACACGCGATTCACTCGCAGGGCCCTCGCCGCCACGGCCGCCTCCACCCTGGCGCTCACGCTCGCCGCCTGTGGCGACAGCGACAGCGGAGACTCCGGCTCCGGGGGCGAGGGAGAGGCAAAGGGCACCATCACCCTGGGCTTCATCCCCTCCTGGACCGACGGACTGTCCACCGCTTATCTCCTCGAGGACCAGCTGACCAAGGCCGGTTACGAGGTCGAGATGCAGACCCTCACCGAGGCCGGCCCGCTGTACACCGCCCTGTCCAAGGGTGATGTGGACATGTACCCCTCCGCATGGCCGGAGGTGACCCACGCCTCCTACATGGAGGAGTACGGCGACAAGATCGAGGACGTCGGCGCCTACTACGACAACGCGAAGCTGACCTTCGCGGTGCCGGAGTACAGCGAGATGCAGTCGATCGCCGACCTGCCGGACCACGCCGACGAGCTGGACGGCAAGATCATCGGCATCGAACCGGGCGCCGGCCTGACCAAGGCCACCAAGGACAGCGTCATCCCGGACTACGGCCTGGGGAGCGACTTCGAGCTGGTGACCTCCTCGACCACGGGCATGCTCGCCGAGCTGAAGAAGGCCACCGACGCCGAGGAGGAGATCGTCGTCACCCTGTGGCGCCCCTTCTGGGCCAACAGCGCCTTCCCGGTGCGCGACCTCAAGGACCCCAAGGGCGCTCTCGGTGAGCCCGAGGCCCTGCACTTCCTCGGCTCGGAGACCTTCTCCGAGGACTTCCCCGAGGCGGCCGAGCTGATCGCGGGCATCAAGCTCGACGACGAGCAGTACGGCGCGCTCGAGGACATGGTCGTCAACGAGTACGGCGAGGGCAAGGAGACCGAGGCCATCGACGCGTTCGTCGAGGAGTACCCCGAGGCCTTCGAGACCGAGCTGACCGAGAAGAAGTAG
- the tsaD gene encoding tRNA (adenosine(37)-N6)-threonylcarbamoyltransferase complex transferase subunit TsaD → MSSPATDQPLVLGIETSCDETGVGIVRGTELLVDAIASSVDEHARFGGVVPEVASRAHLEAMVPMIEKACREAGVALSDLDGIAVTAGPGLAGALMVGVASAKALSVALGAPLYGVNHLASHVAVDIVEHGPLPEPTMAMLVSGGHSSLLLVPDVTHDIRSLGSTIDDAAGEAFDKVARVLGLPFPGGPHIDRASSDGQITIDFPRGLTSRKDMERHRFDFSFSGLKTAVTRWVEAERAAGRDISVADVAASFQEAVTDVLTRKAVLACREHDVAALQVGGGVAANSRLREMARHRCEEAGIALRVPRRSLCTDNGAMVASLGAQLMLKGRAPSDPSLPADSSLPVTDVRTGLPVAVDHDH, encoded by the coding sequence CAGTCCGGCCACCGACCAGCCCCTCGTCCTGGGTATCGAGACCTCGTGCGACGAGACCGGCGTGGGCATCGTCCGCGGAACCGAGCTGCTCGTGGATGCCATCGCCTCGAGCGTCGACGAGCACGCCCGGTTCGGCGGGGTCGTGCCCGAGGTCGCCTCACGGGCACACCTCGAGGCCATGGTCCCGATGATCGAGAAGGCCTGCCGCGAGGCGGGTGTCGCGCTGTCGGACCTCGACGGCATCGCGGTCACGGCCGGGCCCGGCCTGGCCGGCGCACTCATGGTCGGCGTCGCCTCCGCCAAGGCGCTGTCGGTGGCGCTGGGCGCCCCGCTCTACGGGGTCAACCACCTCGCCAGCCACGTCGCCGTCGACATCGTCGAGCACGGGCCGCTGCCGGAGCCGACGATGGCCATGCTCGTCAGTGGCGGCCACTCCTCCCTCCTGCTCGTGCCGGACGTCACGCACGACATCCGCAGCCTCGGGTCGACGATCGACGACGCGGCGGGCGAGGCCTTCGACAAGGTCGCCCGCGTTCTCGGTCTGCCCTTCCCCGGCGGACCGCACATCGACCGGGCCTCGAGCGACGGGCAGATCACCATCGACTTCCCGCGGGGACTGACCAGCCGCAAGGACATGGAGCGCCACCGCTTCGACTTCTCCTTCTCCGGGCTCAAGACCGCCGTGACCCGTTGGGTGGAGGCCGAGCGGGCCGCCGGTCGGGACATCTCGGTCGCGGATGTCGCCGCGTCCTTCCAGGAGGCGGTCACCGACGTGCTCACCCGCAAGGCGGTGCTCGCGTGCCGGGAGCACGACGTCGCCGCACTGCAGGTCGGCGGCGGCGTCGCCGCCAACTCCCGACTGCGGGAGATGGCCCGGCATCGGTGCGAGGAGGCGGGGATCGCCCTTCGCGTGCCACGGCGTAGCCTGTGCACGGACAACGGCGCCATGGTTGCCAGCCTCGGGGCGCAGCTGATGCTCAAGGGACGCGCGCCGAGCGATCCCTCGTTGCCGGCGGACAGCTCGTTGCCGGTCACCGATGTGCGTACCGGGCTGCCCGTGGCGGTCGACCACGACCACTGA
- a CDS encoding glycoside hydrolase family 3 N-terminal domain-containing protein, with the protein MPRRHHLPRVAAGAAVLALLGCGGSGNSNPTGTSGSSSASGSSSASSSGSSSSSASSGGTSPSASSSDPRTSACVADVREAMTPTQQAGQLLMAAMYPGSATSLDPYIDDQGLGSMLYLGGWQGSSAVEAASSHLQQVAPTIDGTTVGMLVSADQEGGQVQQFTGAGFSSIPSGLDQARLPDLRSSAKGWGAELASVGVDVNLAPVADTVPASVGRANEPIGQWGREYGSTPQVAGAGALAFAQGMQDAGVEPTVKHFPGIGRITGNPDLTAQGITDDEMTTDDPQLAAFKTVIDGGTNIVMVGSARYAKIDPGTPAVFSERIIEGMLRRGLDFDGVVITDDVGAAAAVQATSVAQRATRFIAAGGDIVLTVEPDQVPTMTSAIVEEAKGDPAFADQVQRSVTRVLALKEDMGLLICG; encoded by the coding sequence ATGCCCCGTCGTCACCACCTGCCCCGCGTCGCCGCCGGCGCGGCCGTGCTCGCCCTCCTCGGGTGCGGCGGGTCCGGCAACTCGAACCCGACCGGCACGAGTGGCTCATCCAGCGCGTCCGGGTCCTCCTCGGCCTCGTCCTCGGGCAGTTCGTCCTCGTCCGCGTCATCGGGCGGCACCTCTCCCTCCGCCTCATCCTCCGACCCCCGGACCAGCGCGTGCGTCGCCGACGTGCGGGAGGCGATGACGCCGACGCAACAGGCGGGTCAACTGCTCATGGCGGCGATGTACCCCGGCTCCGCGACGAGTCTGGACCCCTACATCGACGACCAGGGTCTGGGCTCGATGCTCTACCTCGGAGGGTGGCAGGGCTCGTCGGCCGTCGAGGCAGCGAGCAGTCACCTCCAGCAGGTCGCGCCCACCATCGATGGGACGACGGTCGGCATGCTCGTCTCCGCCGACCAGGAGGGCGGCCAGGTCCAGCAGTTCACCGGGGCCGGCTTCTCATCCATTCCCTCCGGCCTGGACCAGGCACGGCTGCCCGACCTGCGTTCCTCCGCGAAGGGGTGGGGAGCCGAGCTCGCCTCTGTCGGCGTCGACGTCAACCTCGCTCCTGTCGCCGACACCGTCCCCGCCTCCGTCGGCCGGGCCAACGAACCGATCGGCCAGTGGGGTCGGGAGTACGGCTCGACCCCGCAGGTGGCCGGGGCGGGAGCGCTCGCCTTCGCGCAGGGGATGCAGGACGCCGGCGTGGAGCCGACCGTCAAGCACTTCCCCGGCATCGGCCGGATCACCGGCAACCCCGATCTGACGGCGCAGGGCATCACCGACGACGAGATGACCACTGACGACCCACAGTTGGCCGCCTTCAAGACGGTCATCGACGGCGGCACGAACATCGTCATGGTCGGCTCCGCGCGCTACGCCAAGATCGACCCGGGCACCCCGGCGGTCTTCTCCGAACGGATCATCGAGGGGATGCTGCGCCGCGGCCTCGACTTCGACGGGGTGGTCATCACCGACGACGTGGGCGCCGCGGCGGCGGTCCAGGCCACGTCGGTCGCGCAGCGAGCGACGCGATTCATCGCCGCCGGGGGCGACATCGTGCTCACCGTCGAGCCGGACCAGGTGCCGACGATGACCTCCGCGATCGTGGAGGAGGCGAAGGGGGATCCCGCCTTCGCCGATCAGGTCCAGCGCTCGGTGACCCGCGTCCTGGCGCTCAAGGAGGACATGGGCCTGCTGATCTGCGGCTAA
- a CDS encoding quaternary amine ABC transporter ATP-binding protein — protein sequence MASITANNLYKVFGRRPERGVQALQQGTDRGELRSMGLTAAVIDASFSVDPGEIFVVMGLSGSGKSTLIRMVNGLLQPTSGEVHIGDTNVTRAKGEHLRRVRRENVSMVFQHFALMPHRTVGENAAYALEVQGVNRADRQAKAEEALDMVDLGGWAGYKPGELSGGMRQRVGLARALAAGTDIMLMDEAFSALDPLIRREMQDKLVELQNRLDKTVLFITHDLNEAMRLGDRIAMMRDGRIEQIGTAEQILNDPANNYVAQFVQDVDRSRVITADGIMESPPVIIGPEQGPLVAQKLMRETQTSWLVVVGRDRTLVGMVHEAGVAAAVRERRDMLPVIPRDQVATATPTTLLADMFRDASDANSPVVVVDEHDRVLGTIPHVTLLAAASSSTDNGGQSSVPSTIGEGVR from the coding sequence GTGGCTTCGATCACGGCGAACAACCTGTACAAGGTGTTCGGGCGCAGACCCGAACGAGGAGTGCAAGCGCTCCAGCAAGGGACCGACCGCGGTGAATTGCGCTCGATGGGCCTGACCGCGGCGGTGATCGACGCATCCTTCTCGGTCGACCCGGGAGAGATCTTCGTCGTCATGGGCCTGTCCGGATCCGGCAAGTCGACCCTGATCCGCATGGTCAACGGTCTGCTGCAGCCGACCTCGGGCGAGGTCCACATCGGTGACACCAACGTCACCCGCGCCAAGGGCGAGCACCTGCGTCGCGTGCGCCGGGAGAACGTCAGCATGGTCTTCCAGCACTTCGCGCTGATGCCCCACCGCACTGTCGGGGAGAACGCCGCCTACGCACTCGAGGTGCAGGGAGTCAACCGCGCCGACCGCCAGGCCAAGGCAGAAGAGGCCCTGGACATGGTCGACCTCGGGGGCTGGGCCGGGTACAAGCCCGGCGAGCTCTCCGGGGGGATGCGCCAGCGCGTCGGCCTCGCTCGCGCCCTGGCCGCCGGCACCGACATCATGCTGATGGACGAGGCGTTCAGTGCCCTGGACCCGCTGATCCGTCGGGAGATGCAGGACAAGCTCGTCGAGCTGCAGAACCGGCTGGACAAGACGGTCCTGTTCATCACGCACGACCTCAACGAGGCGATGCGTCTGGGCGACCGCATCGCGATGATGCGCGACGGACGGATCGAGCAGATCGGTACGGCCGAGCAGATCCTCAACGACCCCGCCAACAACTACGTCGCGCAGTTCGTCCAGGACGTCGATCGCAGCCGGGTGATCACCGCGGACGGGATCATGGAGAGCCCGCCGGTCATCATCGGCCCCGAGCAGGGGCCACTCGTGGCGCAGAAGCTCATGCGCGAGACCCAGACCTCGTGGCTGGTCGTCGTCGGACGGGACCGCACCCTGGTCGGCATGGTCCACGAAGCGGGTGTGGCAGCCGCCGTCCGTGAGCGCCGGGACATGTTGCCGGTGATCCCACGGGACCAGGTGGCCACTGCGACCCCGACGACCCTGCTGGCGGACATGTTCCGCGACGCCTCCGACGCCAACAGCCCGGTGGTCGTCGTCGACGAGCACGACCGGGTCCTCGGCACGATTCCCCACGTGACCCTGCTGGCAGCCGCGTCGAGCTCCACGGACAACGGTGGACAGTCCTCGGTGCCATCCACGATCGGTGAGGGGGTGCGCTGA